The Streptomyces spororaveus genome includes a region encoding these proteins:
- a CDS encoding terpene synthase family protein, with translation MTQPFQLPDFYVPYPARLNPHLEEARTHTKRWARGFGMLEGSGVWEESDLDSHDYALLCSYTHPDCDRDALALVTDWYVWVFFFDDHFLEMFKRSQDRDGAKRYLDRLAAFMPMDLSDGFPEPTNPVEAGLADLWRRTVPAMSAEWRERFSLSTKNLLDESMWELANIDIGRVANPLEYIEMRRKVGGAPWSAGLIEYVCAEVPARVAHARPLSVLRDAFADAVHIRNDIFSYQREVADEGELSNAVLVLETFLGCTTQEAAEASNDLLTSRLQQFEQTALVELPQLFADHALDPAEIAAVLAYAKGLQDWQSGGHEWHMVSSRYMNKEARPTAPATLPFLPSGPGTAASLDLRSVFTRRSMELRHRSFTHVPFEPTGPSVIPDIYMPHRLALSPHLAHAREESVAWSRRMGLLDPQHGDPGSAIWTEERLRGFDFALCSAGIDPDATPEQLALNACWLTWGTYGDDYYPVVFARSRNLPAAKATTARLIAMLAVDHAEQPEPATAMERGLGDLWKRTSATMSAGQRAEFRATLVSMLESWLWEVDNQIQNRIPDPVDYAEMRRHTFGSHLTMYLCRLGHRGRGIPEEIYATGTVRSLENAVADAACLINDIYSYQKEVEVEGEVHNYLLVTRNFFDIDYPQALHICHELMTRRTEEFEHIVANQLPLLCDDWKLGRQARQALDAYVGELKDWHAGILNWHRQISRYRPQDLRAQPDRLSTAILGPGFGMAAARISAPS, from the coding sequence GTGACGCAGCCGTTCCAACTGCCGGATTTCTATGTGCCCTATCCGGCGCGACTGAACCCCCACCTGGAGGAAGCGCGGACCCACACCAAGCGGTGGGCGCGCGGCTTCGGGATGCTGGAGGGTTCCGGCGTCTGGGAGGAGAGCGACCTCGACTCGCACGACTACGCCCTGCTCTGCTCGTACACCCACCCCGACTGCGACCGCGACGCGCTGGCGCTGGTCACCGACTGGTACGTGTGGGTGTTCTTCTTCGACGACCACTTCCTGGAGATGTTCAAGCGCTCGCAGGACCGCGACGGCGCCAAGCGGTACCTCGACCGGCTGGCCGCCTTCATGCCCATGGACCTGTCCGACGGCTTCCCCGAGCCCACCAACCCGGTGGAGGCGGGGCTCGCGGACCTGTGGCGGCGGACCGTGCCCGCGATGTCCGCGGAATGGCGGGAACGGTTCTCCTTGTCCACGAAGAACCTCCTCGACGAGTCCATGTGGGAGCTCGCCAACATCGACATCGGGCGCGTGGCGAACCCGCTCGAATACATCGAGATGCGCCGGAAGGTGGGCGGCGCCCCCTGGTCGGCGGGTCTGATCGAGTACGTCTGCGCCGAGGTTCCCGCGCGCGTCGCGCACGCCCGCCCGCTCTCGGTGCTGCGCGACGCGTTCGCCGACGCCGTGCACATCAGGAACGACATCTTCTCCTACCAGCGCGAGGTCGCCGACGAGGGTGAACTCTCCAACGCCGTCCTGGTGCTGGAGACCTTCCTGGGCTGCACCACGCAGGAGGCCGCCGAGGCCTCCAACGACCTGCTCACCTCCCGCCTCCAGCAGTTCGAGCAGACCGCGCTCGTCGAGCTCCCGCAGCTCTTCGCCGACCACGCGCTGGACCCGGCGGAGATCGCCGCCGTCCTCGCCTACGCCAAGGGCCTGCAGGACTGGCAGTCCGGCGGCCACGAGTGGCACATGGTCTCCAGCCGCTACATGAACAAGGAGGCCAGGCCCACCGCCCCGGCCACCCTGCCCTTCCTGCCGTCCGGCCCCGGCACCGCCGCCTCGCTCGACCTGAGGTCCGTGTTCACGCGCCGTTCGATGGAGCTGCGCCACCGCTCCTTCACCCACGTCCCCTTCGAGCCCACCGGCCCCTCCGTCATCCCCGACATCTACATGCCGCACCGGCTCGCCCTCAGCCCGCACCTGGCGCACGCGCGCGAGGAGTCCGTGGCCTGGTCCCGGCGGATGGGCCTGCTGGACCCGCAGCACGGCGACCCCGGTTCGGCCATCTGGACCGAGGAGCGGCTGCGCGGCTTCGACTTCGCGCTCTGCTCGGCCGGGATCGATCCCGACGCCACGCCGGAGCAACTGGCCCTCAACGCCTGCTGGCTGACCTGGGGCACGTACGGGGACGACTACTACCCGGTGGTCTTCGCGAGGAGCAGGAACCTTCCGGCTGCCAAGGCGACCACCGCCCGCCTGATCGCCATGCTCGCGGTCGACCACGCCGAACAGCCGGAGCCGGCGACCGCGATGGAGCGCGGCCTCGGCGACCTGTGGAAGCGCACCAGTGCCACCATGTCCGCCGGGCAGCGCGCCGAGTTCCGGGCGACCTTGGTGAGCATGCTGGAGAGCTGGCTGTGGGAGGTGGACAACCAGATCCAGAACCGCATCCCGGACCCGGTGGACTACGCGGAGATGCGCCGCCACACCTTCGGCAGCCACCTCACGATGTACCTGTGCCGGCTCGGGCACCGGGGCCGGGGCATCCCCGAGGAGATCTACGCCACCGGGACCGTTCGCTCCCTGGAGAACGCGGTCGCGGACGCCGCCTGCCTGATCAACGACATCTACTCCTACCAGAAGGAGGTGGAGGTCGAGGGCGAGGTCCACAACTACCTCCTGGTCACCAGGAACTTCTTCGACATCGACTACCCGCAGGCCCTGCACATCTGCCATGAGCTGATGACCCGGCGGACCGAGGAGTTCGAGCACATCGTGGCGAACCAGCTGCCGCTGCTCTGCGACGACTGGAAGCTCGGCCGGCAGGCCAGGCAGGCCCTGGACGCGTACGTGGGCGAACTCAAGGACTGGCACGCGGGCATCCTCAACTGGCACCGGCAGATCAGCCGTTACCGGCCCCAGGACCTGCGGGCGCAGCCCGACCGGCTGTCCACCGCCATCCTGGGCCCCGGATTCGGCATGGCGGCCGCCCGGATCTCCGCACCCTCCTGA
- a CDS encoding GNAT family N-acetyltransferase has product MVDIREVPEADIDRALELAYLVFHDRPEKEARERHHALLARCDRIGAYDGTVLAGFMAAHDFRLSVPGADLPCPGLTFVAVAPTHRRRGVLTGMMDEMLRRTAAAGSPLAALWASEAAIYGRFGYGSATTGVTVEIDSTRPLALRIAPDRRPLRLVDPEEAVAVVGPFHEAARAGRAGRPTRSAERWSQEWLAEQDEEDEELSPPRIIVLGDADQPIAGYVLYRTKPQDGAGLAPAPGLVRVDELEADTPAVAAALWECVTSLDLTGRVRAWGRPVDDPLLHFAADRDQVRVTAQFPALWLRLVDVRAALTRRSWAAPVEVVLEVDDVRMPAQAGRFRLRAGPGGATYERADSAADLSLDVRELAACYLGGTRVAELVAAGLVREHTPGAAAALDAALRTPVLPHTSDEF; this is encoded by the coding sequence ATGGTGGACATCCGCGAGGTACCCGAGGCCGACATCGACCGTGCTCTGGAGCTCGCGTACCTGGTCTTCCACGACCGGCCCGAGAAGGAGGCCCGGGAGCGACACCACGCGCTGCTCGCGCGGTGCGACCGGATCGGCGCCTACGACGGGACGGTCCTGGCCGGCTTCATGGCCGCGCACGACTTCCGGCTCTCGGTGCCCGGGGCGGACCTTCCCTGCCCCGGGCTCACCTTCGTCGCCGTCGCCCCCACCCACCGCCGGCGCGGCGTGCTCACCGGGATGATGGACGAGATGCTGCGGCGGACCGCCGCCGCCGGCAGCCCGCTCGCCGCCCTCTGGGCCTCCGAGGCCGCGATCTACGGCCGCTTCGGCTACGGCAGCGCCACCACCGGCGTCACCGTCGAGATCGACTCCACCCGCCCGCTGGCCCTGCGCATCGCCCCGGACCGGCGCCCGCTGCGGCTCGTCGACCCGGAGGAGGCCGTCGCCGTCGTCGGACCCTTCCACGAGGCGGCCCGGGCCGGGCGGGCCGGCCGCCCCACCCGCAGCGCGGAACGCTGGTCGCAGGAGTGGCTGGCCGAACAGGACGAGGAGGACGAGGAGCTGAGCCCGCCGCGGATCATCGTCCTGGGAGACGCGGACCAGCCGATCGCCGGATACGTGCTCTACCGCACGAAGCCGCAGGACGGCGCAGGGCTCGCCCCGGCGCCCGGCCTGGTCCGGGTCGACGAACTGGAGGCCGACACCCCGGCGGTCGCCGCCGCGCTCTGGGAGTGCGTGACCTCCCTCGACCTCACCGGCAGGGTCCGCGCGTGGGGCCGTCCGGTCGACGACCCGCTGCTGCACTTCGCCGCGGACCGGGACCAGGTGCGGGTCACCGCCCAGTTTCCGGCGCTCTGGCTGCGCCTGGTCGACGTACGCGCGGCGTTGACGCGGCGGTCCTGGGCGGCGCCCGTGGAGGTGGTGCTGGAGGTGGACGACGTACGGATGCCCGCCCAGGCCGGGCGGTTCCGGCTGCGGGCCGGGCCGGGCGGAGCCACGTACGAGCGCGCGGACTCCGCCGCCGACCTGTCCCTGGACGTACGCGAACTGGCGGCCTGCTACCTCGGCGGGACCCGGGTCGCGGAACTCGTCGCCGCCGGGCTGGTACGGGAGCACACGCCCGGCGCGGCGGCGGCGCTGGACGCGGCCCTGCGCACGCCGGTACTGCCGCACACGAGCGACGAGTTCTGA
- a CDS encoding YncE family protein, which yields MLRTVRTLGLLAAATLLTAFTPAPAAPAPGDGLREVLFVGNNWEGTADVLASTGDLAKVGRIDVVPDKAERLREIYLNPVKLAFFLGIRESAGEGHDQFVDDMFTSPDGSAVVVSRPSFADVVSIDVASGRVNWRFPVSGYRSDHMAVSPDGTRVAVSASTSNAVHVLDITTGRQVGSFGTGDKPHENTFTRDGRFLWNSSIGEVNTALDAPWLDWTKGDRKITVVDARTFRTVRVIDMRERLDAFGRRDLSDAVRPVSFSPDESKLYFQVSFFNGFLEYDVPSDRITRLKTLPMNPATSTDRTTWVNDSRHHGMSMSPDGSKLCIAGTMDDYATVVDRATLAEGPLVPAAKPYWATVSGDGSACVISESGADRVTAIDFATGTKRVSVAVGDHPQRVRLGHVPAGWTGPAAR from the coding sequence ATGTTGCGTACCGTGCGAACCCTGGGCCTGCTGGCCGCGGCCACCCTGCTCACCGCTTTCACGCCGGCCCCGGCGGCGCCCGCTCCGGGCGACGGCCTGCGCGAGGTGCTGTTCGTCGGGAACAACTGGGAGGGGACCGCCGACGTCCTCGCCTCCACCGGCGATCTCGCCAAGGTCGGCCGGATCGACGTGGTCCCCGACAAGGCGGAGCGGCTGCGCGAGATCTACCTCAACCCGGTGAAGCTCGCCTTCTTCCTCGGCATCCGGGAAAGCGCGGGCGAGGGCCACGACCAGTTCGTCGACGACATGTTCACCAGCCCGGACGGCTCCGCCGTCGTCGTCTCCCGTCCCAGCTTCGCCGACGTCGTGTCCATCGACGTGGCCTCCGGGCGCGTCAACTGGCGCTTCCCGGTGTCCGGGTACCGCTCCGACCACATGGCGGTCTCCCCGGACGGGACCCGCGTCGCCGTCTCGGCCTCCACCTCCAACGCCGTCCATGTCCTGGACATCACCACCGGGCGGCAGGTCGGCTCCTTCGGCACCGGGGACAAGCCGCACGAGAACACCTTCACCCGCGACGGCCGCTTTCTGTGGAACAGCTCCATCGGCGAGGTGAACACCGCCCTGGACGCGCCCTGGCTGGACTGGACCAAGGGCGACCGCAAGATCACCGTGGTCGACGCCCGGACCTTCCGCACGGTCCGGGTGATCGACATGCGGGAGCGGCTGGACGCCTTCGGCCGCCGGGACCTCTCCGACGCCGTGCGCCCGGTGTCCTTCAGCCCCGACGAGTCGAAGCTCTACTTCCAGGTGTCCTTCTTCAACGGCTTCCTGGAGTACGACGTCCCCTCCGACCGGATCACCCGCCTCAAGACCCTCCCGATGAACCCCGCCACCAGTACGGACCGCACCACCTGGGTCAACGACTCCCGCCACCACGGCATGTCCATGAGCCCCGACGGGTCGAAGCTCTGCATCGCGGGCACCATGGACGACTACGCGACCGTCGTGGACCGCGCCACCCTCGCCGAAGGGCCGCTCGTGCCCGCCGCCAAGCCGTACTGGGCCACGGTCTCCGGCGACGGGAGCGCCTGCGTGATCTCCGAGAGCGGCGCCGACCGGGTGACGGCCATCGACTTCGCCACCGGCACCAAGCGGGTCTCCGTCGCCGTCGGCGACCACCCGCAGCGCGTCCGGCTCGGCCACGTCCCCGCCGGCTGGACCGGTCCCGCCGCCCGGTAG
- a CDS encoding XdhC family protein: MLDIAEELNRWVEQGRDFAVATVVAVGGSAPRQPGAALAVDSDGTAIGSVSGGCVEGAVYELCRQALEDGETVHERFGYSDDDAFAVGLTCGGIIDILVTPVRVGGPAREVFAAGLAAAARGEAAAVARIAQGPAELMGRAVFVRTEGPHQGGLGGHPELDRTIAEEARAMLDAGRTGVLEIGADGRLCGEPLKVLVESSVPPPRMIVFGAIDFASALVRIGKFLGYRVTVCDARPVFATKTRFPDADEIVVDWPHRYLESTTVDGRTVLCVLTHDAKFDVPLLELALRLPVAYVGAMGSRRTHEDRNERLREVGVTELELARLRSPIGLDLGARSPEETALSIAAEIVANRRGGTGAALTGAHIPIHPDLSHTMLDRIGSVA, translated from the coding sequence ATGCTGGACATCGCCGAAGAGCTGAACCGGTGGGTCGAGCAGGGGCGTGACTTCGCCGTCGCCACCGTCGTGGCGGTCGGCGGGAGCGCGCCCCGGCAGCCGGGGGCCGCTCTCGCCGTCGACAGCGACGGCACGGCCATCGGCTCGGTCTCCGGCGGATGCGTGGAAGGTGCGGTGTACGAGCTGTGCCGGCAGGCGCTGGAGGACGGCGAGACCGTTCACGAGCGCTTCGGGTACAGCGACGACGACGCCTTCGCCGTGGGCCTCACCTGCGGCGGAATCATCGACATCCTGGTCACCCCGGTCCGCGTGGGCGGTCCCGCGCGGGAGGTGTTCGCGGCCGGCCTGGCCGCCGCGGCCCGCGGCGAGGCCGCGGCGGTGGCCCGGATCGCGCAGGGCCCGGCGGAGCTCATGGGCCGCGCCGTGTTCGTCCGTACCGAAGGCCCCCACCAGGGCGGCCTCGGCGGGCACCCCGAGCTCGACCGGACCATCGCCGAGGAGGCCCGCGCCATGCTCGACGCCGGCCGGACCGGCGTCCTGGAGATCGGCGCCGACGGCAGGCTCTGCGGCGAGCCGCTGAAGGTGCTCGTCGAGTCCAGCGTCCCGCCCCCTCGGATGATCGTCTTCGGCGCCATCGACTTCGCCTCCGCCCTCGTACGGATCGGCAAGTTCCTCGGCTACCGGGTGACCGTGTGCGACGCGCGGCCCGTCTTCGCGACGAAGACCCGCTTCCCCGACGCGGACGAGATCGTCGTCGACTGGCCCCACCGCTACCTGGAGAGCACGACCGTGGACGGCCGGACCGTCCTGTGCGTGCTCACCCACGACGCCAAGTTCGACGTCCCGCTCCTCGAACTGGCCCTCAGGCTGCCCGTCGCCTACGTCGGCGCCATGGGCTCCCGCCGCACCCACGAGGACCGCAACGAGCGACTGCGCGAGGTCGGCGTGACCGAGCTCGAACTGGCCCGGCTGCGCTCCCCGATCGGTCTCGACCTCGGCGCCCGCTCCCCGGAGGAGACGGCGCTGTCCATCGCCGCCGAGATCGTCGCGAACCGCCGCGGCGGCACCGGGGCGGCCCTGACCGGCGCGCACATCCCGATCCACCCGGACCTCTCGCACACGATGCTCGACCGGATCGGTTCCGTCGCCTGA
- a CDS encoding NCS2 family permease — protein sequence MTQSSVEPKTTAEEAGDGSQPPAGRSWLDRYFHITHRGSNVGNEVRGGITTFMAMAYILLLNPLLLSGKDVAGTVMDGSAIITATAFAAAVTTLLMGFVGKVPLALAAGLSVSGVLASQVAPQMTWPQAMGMCVVYGVVICLLVVTGLREMIMNAIPLALKHAITMGIGLFVALIGFFKAGFVGKGPEFGPPVQLGAVGELSGWPVLLFCITLVAIFMLQARKVPGAILIGIVGGTVLAAILNAVVDIDPKAWKNGPPELDGSAVSMPNFSLFGDVSFGGWGDVGYMTIGMIVFTLVLAGFFDAMATIIGVGTEAKLADDKGRMPGLSKALFIDGAGGAIGGIAGGSGQTVFVESATGVGEGARTGLASVVTGLFFAACLFFTPITQIVPGEVASAALVVIGAMMMQNARHVDWADSATAIPVFLTVVIMPFTYSITAGVAAGVISYVAIKVAQGKAREIGGFMWALTGIFLVFFALNPIEGWLGVG from the coding sequence ATGACCCAATCGTCAGTAGAGCCCAAGACCACCGCGGAGGAGGCCGGCGACGGCTCTCAGCCGCCCGCCGGACGGTCCTGGCTCGACCGCTATTTCCATATAACGCACAGAGGCTCGAACGTCGGCAACGAGGTCCGTGGCGGTATCACGACCTTCATGGCGATGGCGTACATCCTCCTGCTCAACCCCCTGCTCCTGTCGGGCAAGGACGTCGCCGGCACGGTGATGGACGGGTCGGCGATCATCACCGCCACCGCGTTCGCCGCCGCCGTCACGACGCTCCTCATGGGCTTCGTCGGCAAGGTGCCGCTCGCCCTCGCCGCCGGTCTCTCCGTGTCCGGCGTGCTGGCCTCGCAGGTGGCCCCCCAGATGACCTGGCCGCAGGCCATGGGCATGTGTGTGGTCTACGGTGTCGTGATCTGTCTCCTGGTCGTCACCGGCCTCCGCGAGATGATCATGAACGCGATCCCCCTCGCGCTCAAGCACGCGATCACCATGGGCATCGGCCTCTTCGTCGCCCTGATCGGCTTCTTCAAGGCCGGTTTCGTCGGCAAGGGTCCCGAGTTCGGTCCCCCCGTCCAGCTCGGTGCGGTCGGCGAGCTGTCCGGCTGGCCCGTGCTGCTCTTCTGCATCACCCTGGTCGCCATCTTCATGCTCCAGGCCCGCAAGGTGCCCGGCGCGATCCTGATCGGCATCGTCGGCGGTACCGTCCTGGCCGCGATCCTCAACGCCGTCGTCGACATCGACCCGAAGGCGTGGAAGAACGGCCCGCCGGAGCTCGACGGCTCCGCGGTCTCGATGCCGAACTTCTCGCTCTTCGGCGACGTCTCCTTCGGCGGCTGGGGCGACGTCGGCTACATGACGATCGGCATGATCGTCTTCACGCTGGTGCTCGCCGGCTTCTTCGACGCCATGGCCACCATCATCGGTGTGGGCACCGAGGCCAAGCTGGCCGACGACAAGGGCCGCATGCCGGGCCTGTCCAAGGCGCTCTTCATCGACGGCGCCGGTGGCGCCATCGGTGGCATCGCGGGCGGCTCCGGCCAGACCGTGTTCGTCGAGTCCGCGACCGGCGTCGGAGAGGGTGCCCGCACGGGCCTCGCCTCCGTGGTCACCGGCCTGTTCTTCGCCGCCTGCCTCTTCTTCACCCCGATCACCCAGATCGTCCCGGGTGAGGTCGCCTCCGCGGCCCTGGTCGTCATCGGCGCGATGATGATGCAGAACGCCCGCCACGTGGACTGGGCCGACAGCGCGACCGCGATCCCGGTCTTCCTGACCGTCGTGATCATGCCGTTCACGTACTCGATCACGGCCGGCGTCGCCGCCGGTGTGATCTCCTACGTCGCCATCAAGGTCGCTCAGGGCAAGGCCCGTGAGATCGGCGGCTTCATGTGGGCGCTGACCGGGATCTTCCTGGTGTTCTTCGCCCTGAACCCGATCGAGGGCTGGCTCGGGGTCGGCTGA
- the pucD gene encoding xanthine dehydrogenase subunit D, which produces MAQNTRTVPAGTPTNVTQKHNKGGIGESILRPDGTLKVTGEFAYSSDMWHEDMLWGQTLRSTVAHAEIVSIDISEALAMPGVYSVLTYDDLPAEMKNYGLEIQDTPVLANGRVRHHGEPVALVAADHPETARRAAAKIKIDYRELPLVTDEASALAPDAPLIHEGRDDHHIGHVPHPNIVHRQPIIRGNVEEARKRADVIVEGEYTFGMQDQAFLGPESGLAVPSEDGGVELYVATQWLHSDLQQIAPVLGLPPEKVRMTLSGVGGAFGGREDISMQIHACLLALATNKPVKIVYNRFESFFGHVHRHPAKLYYEHGATKDGKLTHMKCKIVLDGGAYASASPAVVGNASSLSVGPYVLEDVDIEAIALYTNNPPCGAMRGFGAVQACFAYEAQMDKLAAKLGMDPVEFRQLNAMEQGTVMPTGQVVDAPAPVAELLRRVKARPLPPERQWESAGENADVRALPGGLSNTTHGEGVVRGVGYAVGIKNVGFSEGFDDYSTARVRLEVINGEPVAMVHTAMAEVGQGGITVHTQIARTELGVTQVTIHPADTQVGSAGSTSASRQTYMTGGAVKNTCEAVREALLEIGRRKNGSYHPAWATAELLLEGGKVVTDGGEVLADIADILEDEAIDLELEFRHAPTEPFDLVTGQGNGHVQYTFAAHRAVVEVDTELGLVKVVELATAQDVGKALNMLSVVGQIQGGTTQGLGVAIMEEIIVDPKTAKVRNPSFTDYLIPTILDTPTIPVDVLELADPKAPYGLRGMGEAPTLSSTPAVIAAIRQATGLEINKTPIRPEALTGTL; this is translated from the coding sequence ATGGCGCAGAACACCCGCACCGTGCCCGCCGGTACGCCGACGAACGTCACCCAGAAGCACAACAAGGGCGGCATCGGCGAATCGATTCTCCGCCCGGACGGCACCCTCAAGGTCACCGGCGAGTTCGCGTACTCCTCGGACATGTGGCACGAGGACATGCTCTGGGGCCAGACGCTGCGCAGCACCGTCGCACACGCCGAGATCGTCTCCATCGACATCTCCGAGGCGCTCGCCATGCCCGGCGTGTACTCGGTGCTGACGTACGACGACCTGCCGGCCGAGATGAAGAACTACGGCCTGGAGATCCAGGACACCCCGGTCCTCGCCAACGGCCGGGTGCGTCACCACGGTGAGCCGGTCGCCCTCGTGGCCGCCGACCACCCGGAGACCGCCCGCCGCGCGGCCGCCAAGATCAAGATCGACTACCGCGAGCTGCCGCTCGTCACGGACGAGGCCTCCGCCCTCGCCCCCGACGCGCCGCTGATCCACGAGGGCCGCGACGACCACCACATCGGTCACGTCCCGCACCCGAACATCGTGCACCGCCAGCCGATCATCCGCGGCAACGTGGAGGAGGCCCGCAAGCGCGCCGACGTCATCGTCGAGGGCGAGTACACCTTCGGCATGCAGGACCAGGCCTTCCTCGGCCCCGAGTCCGGTCTGGCCGTACCGTCCGAGGACGGCGGTGTCGAGCTGTACGTCGCCACCCAGTGGCTGCACTCGGACCTCCAGCAGATCGCCCCGGTCCTCGGCCTCCCGCCGGAGAAGGTCCGTATGACGCTCTCGGGCGTCGGCGGTGCCTTCGGCGGCCGCGAGGACATCTCGATGCAGATCCACGCCTGCCTGCTGGCCCTGGCCACGAACAAGCCGGTCAAGATCGTCTACAACCGGTTCGAGTCGTTCTTCGGCCACGTGCACCGCCACCCGGCGAAGCTCTACTACGAGCACGGCGCCACCAAGGACGGCAAGCTCACGCACATGAAGTGCAAGATCGTCCTGGACGGCGGCGCCTACGCGTCCGCCTCCCCGGCGGTCGTGGGCAACGCCTCCTCCCTCTCGGTGGGTCCCTACGTCCTGGAGGACGTGGACATCGAGGCGATCGCGCTCTACACGAACAACCCGCCCTGCGGCGCGATGCGCGGCTTCGGCGCCGTCCAGGCCTGCTTCGCCTACGAGGCCCAGATGGACAAGCTCGCGGCGAAGCTGGGCATGGACCCGGTCGAGTTCCGCCAGCTCAACGCCATGGAGCAGGGCACGGTCATGCCCACCGGCCAGGTCGTGGACGCCCCGGCGCCGGTCGCCGAGCTGCTGCGCCGGGTCAAGGCCCGCCCGCTGCCGCCCGAGCGCCAGTGGGAGTCCGCCGGCGAGAACGCGGACGTCCGCGCGCTGCCCGGCGGTCTCTCCAACACCACCCACGGCGAGGGCGTCGTCCGGGGCGTCGGCTACGCGGTCGGCATCAAGAACGTCGGCTTCTCCGAGGGCTTCGACGACTACTCGACCGCCCGCGTGCGCCTCGAGGTCATCAACGGCGAGCCCGTCGCGATGGTCCACACGGCCATGGCGGAGGTCGGCCAGGGCGGCATCACCGTCCACACGCAGATCGCCCGTACCGAGCTGGGCGTCACGCAGGTGACCATCCACCCGGCCGACACGCAGGTCGGCTCCGCCGGTTCCACGTCCGCCTCCCGGCAGACGTACATGACCGGTGGCGCGGTGAAGAACACCTGTGAGGCGGTCCGCGAGGCCCTCCTGGAGATCGGCCGCCGCAAGAACGGCTCGTACCACCCGGCGTGGGCCACGGCCGAGCTGCTCCTCGAGGGCGGCAAGGTCGTCACCGACGGCGGCGAGGTCCTCGCGGACATCGCCGACATCCTGGAGGACGAGGCCATCGACCTCGAACTCGAATTCCGCCACGCGCCGACCGAGCCCTTCGACCTGGTCACCGGCCAGGGCAACGGCCACGTCCAGTACACCTTCGCCGCGCACCGCGCGGTCGTCGAGGTGGACACCGAGCTCGGCCTCGTCAAGGTCGTCGAGCTGGCGACCGCGCAGGACGTCGGCAAGGCGCTCAACATGCTTTCCGTGGTCGGCCAGATCCAGGGTGGTACCACCCAGGGCCTCGGCGTCGCGATCATGGAAGAGATCATCGTGGACCCGAAGACCGCGAAGGTGCGCAACCCCTCCTTCACGGACTACCTGATCCCGACCATCCTCGACACCCCGACCATTCCGGTCGACGTCCTGGAGCTCGCCGACCCGAAGGCCCCCTACGGCCTGCGCGGTATGGGCGAGGCCCCGACCCTCTCGTCCACCCCGGCCGTCATCGCGGCGATCCGGCAGGCGACGGGTCTGGAGATCAACAAGACGCCGATCCGTCCGGAAGCCCTTACCGGGACCCTCTAG